In a genomic window of Chryseobacterium sp. G0162:
- a CDS encoding type I restriction endonuclease subunit R produces MSSQPEYILEQKLVEQLQQLGHKKVKICNEVDLIKNLKTQLEIHNKKTFSDKEFEKILNHLSKGNVFEKAKILRDKFHFTKDDGSSEWIEFISQDHWCQNQFQVTNQIAQEGNYKNRYDVTILINGLPLVQIELKRRGLELKEAFNQINRYHHQSFNSGNGLFNYVQLFIISNGVNTKYYSNNAKQTFKQTFYWSDDQNNNITQLDHFAPAFLEPCHIAKMITKYIVLNETNKILMILRPYQYYAVEKIVDRVRNTDKNGFIWHTTGSGKTLTSFKASQILKEIPKVEKVIFVVDRKDLDYQTQKEFDAFEKGSVDATENTVHLVKQLSNNTKLIVTTLQKLNTAITKEKHGNKIEKLKDKKIVFIFDECHRSQFGDTHQNIKKYFKNAQMIGFTGTPISEVNSIGKIDGAPATTNRLFEDCLHKYVITDAIRDDNVLKFSVEYVGRYKEKEGSNTYIDTDVEAIDTQELLESPKRLEKIADYLITEYGRKTHNSAFNAMFCVSSIDVLQKYYDLFQKKKEEGKHQLKIATIFSYGTNEESKDANGIYEEPDFAMVAEPQAQYGNSHSRNILERYIGHYNEMFDTNFSTKDSQTFYNYYNDIAKRVRSKEVDLIIVVNMFLTGFDSPQLNTLFVDKNLKYHGLIQAFSRTNRLLGDKKSQGNIVCFRNLKSATDDAVTLFSNKEAIQEIIIQPIESYIELFNSALETLKLVAPEIDSVNGYQTEQEKFEFITSFREVMRVLNILKSFADFNFDKLEMNESEFNDYKSKYLDLWTEIKGHREGGEGKVSILDDVDFELELIHRDEINVSYILSLLANLADSNLKGDKLEQKKKEIRDILSGDAKLRSKKELIEKFIEENLPHISDGNDMNDEFEKFWNKEKNSAFDKIADEEFLNKDRFRYAIDDFLFTSKTPKISDTLKLLEVKPKLTERNNIGRRIIQKVQNFVDVFIDGVNA; encoded by the coding sequence ATGTCAAGTCAGCCAGAATATATTTTAGAACAAAAATTAGTTGAACAACTACAGCAACTGGGCCACAAAAAAGTCAAAATCTGCAATGAGGTTGATCTAATTAAAAATCTAAAAACTCAACTCGAAATTCATAATAAAAAGACATTTTCTGATAAAGAGTTTGAAAAAATACTAAATCATCTTTCTAAAGGAAATGTTTTCGAGAAAGCAAAAATTCTTCGGGATAAATTTCACTTTACAAAGGATGACGGAAGTTCAGAATGGATTGAGTTTATCAGTCAGGATCACTGGTGCCAGAATCAGTTTCAGGTAACCAATCAAATTGCTCAGGAAGGAAATTATAAGAATAGATATGATGTAACAATTCTAATTAACGGGTTGCCTTTGGTTCAAATTGAACTAAAACGACGTGGTCTCGAATTAAAAGAAGCTTTTAATCAAATCAACCGTTATCATCATCAATCTTTTAATTCTGGAAACGGACTGTTTAATTATGTTCAGTTATTCATTATCAGCAACGGAGTTAACACAAAATATTATTCCAATAATGCTAAACAGACTTTTAAACAAACCTTTTATTGGTCAGATGATCAAAACAACAATATAACCCAACTGGATCATTTTGCACCGGCATTTTTAGAGCCTTGTCACATTGCTAAAATGATCACTAAGTATATCGTTTTAAATGAAACGAACAAGATATTAATGATTCTAAGACCCTACCAATATTATGCAGTTGAAAAAATTGTTGACAGAGTAAGAAATACGGACAAGAATGGTTTCATTTGGCATACTACAGGTTCAGGAAAAACATTAACTTCTTTTAAAGCTAGCCAGATTCTGAAAGAAATTCCGAAAGTGGAAAAAGTAATATTTGTAGTGGACAGAAAAGATCTGGATTATCAGACACAAAAAGAATTTGATGCTTTTGAAAAAGGAAGCGTTGATGCAACTGAAAATACGGTCCATTTAGTGAAACAACTTTCTAACAATACCAAACTCATTGTTACGACTTTACAAAAACTCAACACTGCTATTACCAAAGAAAAACATGGTAACAAAATTGAAAAACTAAAAGACAAAAAAATTGTTTTTATTTTTGATGAGTGCCACAGAAGTCAGTTTGGAGATACGCATCAGAATATCAAAAAGTACTTTAAGAATGCCCAAATGATAGGGTTTACTGGAACTCCGATTTCTGAAGTTAATTCAATTGGGAAAATAGATGGAGCTCCGGCAACCACTAATAGACTATTCGAAGACTGTCTACATAAATATGTGATTACAGATGCAATTCGAGATGATAATGTTTTAAAGTTTTCTGTAGAATATGTTGGTAGGTATAAAGAAAAAGAAGGAAGTAACACTTATATTGATACTGATGTTGAAGCAATAGATACTCAGGAGCTTCTTGAAAGCCCGAAAAGACTTGAAAAAATTGCAGATTATCTCATTACAGAATACGGAAGAAAAACACATAACAGTGCTTTTAATGCAATGTTTTGTGTAAGCAGTATTGACGTTTTGCAAAAGTATTATGACCTTTTCCAAAAGAAAAAAGAAGAGGGTAAACATCAATTGAAAATTGCAACAATTTTCAGCTATGGAACTAATGAAGAATCCAAAGATGCAAATGGAATCTATGAAGAACCTGATTTTGCAATGGTTGCGGAGCCGCAGGCACAATATGGAAATTCTCATAGCAGAAACATATTGGAAAGATATATCGGTCATTATAATGAAATGTTCGATACAAATTTTTCTACAAAAGACTCCCAGACTTTTTACAATTATTACAATGATATTGCCAAAAGAGTTCGTAGCAAAGAGGTTGATTTAATTATTGTCGTTAATATGTTCTTAACAGGATTCGATAGCCCTCAACTAAATACTTTATTTGTCGATAAGAATCTAAAATATCATGGATTAATCCAGGCTTTTTCCCGAACCAACAGGCTTTTGGGTGATAAGAAATCGCAAGGAAATATAGTCTGCTTCCGTAATTTAAAATCTGCAACAGATGATGCAGTGACTTTATTTTCAAACAAAGAAGCTATTCAGGAAATCATTATTCAGCCCATCGAAAGTTACATTGAGCTTTTTAATTCTGCCTTAGAGACATTGAAGCTAGTTGCTCCAGAAATTGACAGTGTGAATGGTTATCAAACGGAACAGGAAAAGTTTGAATTTATAACTTCTTTCCGTGAAGTAATGAGAGTTCTAAACATTTTAAAATCATTTGCTGATTTTAACTTTGATAAACTTGAAATGAATGAAAGTGAGTTTAATGATTATAAAAGCAAATACCTTGATTTATGGACTGAAATTAAAGGGCATCGTGAAGGTGGAGAAGGAAAAGTAAGTATTCTAGATGATGTTGATTTTGAACTGGAATTAATCCATCGTGATGAAATAAATGTAAGCTATATTCTTTCATTGTTAGCTAATCTTGCTGATTCAAATCTAAAAGGGGATAAATTAGAACAAAAGAAAAAAGAAATCAGAGATATTCTTTCCGGAGATGCTAAATTAAGAAGCAAAAAAGAATTAATAGAAAAATTTATAGAAGAGAATTTGCCTCATATTTCCGACGGTAATGATATGAATGATGAATTTGAAAAATTTTGGAACAAGGAAAAAAACTCGGCATTTGACAAAATTGCTGATGAGGAATTTTTAAATAAAGATAGATTCAGATATGCCATTGATGATTTTCTTTTCACTTCCAAAACACCAAAAATTAGTGATACTTTAAAACTTCTTGAAGTAAAACCAAAACTTACAGAAAGAAATAATATAGGGAGAAGAATTATTCAAAAGGTGCAAAATTTTGTTGATGTTTTCATTGATGGAGTTAATGCCTAA
- a CDS encoding restriction endonuclease subunit S: MQGWRERIFSQKVRFKNEGNNFSSWEIKKLKDISIRITTKNIESNKNVLTISAQYGLISQLDFFSKSVSAKNIDNYYLLEKNDFAYNKSYSNGYPMGAIKQLINYKKGVVSTLYICFRFHDYINSEYMKHYFDSGYHNVEIEKIAQEGARNHGLLNISITDFFDIKISLPSREEQTKIANFLSSIQEKLETEKQILEKLELQKKFLLANLFV; the protein is encoded by the coding sequence ATGCAAGGATGGCGTGAAAGAATATTTTCTCAAAAAGTTAGATTCAAGAATGAAGGAAATAACTTTTCTAGTTGGGAGATAAAAAAATTAAAAGATATATCAATAAGAATAACAACAAAAAACATAGAAAGTAATAAAAATGTTTTAACAATTTCAGCACAATACGGTTTAATTAGCCAATTAGATTTTTTCAGTAAATCAGTGTCAGCTAAAAACATAGATAATTATTATTTATTAGAAAAAAATGATTTTGCTTATAATAAGAGTTATTCAAATGGCTATCCGATGGGAGCAATTAAACAGCTTATAAATTATAAAAAGGGTGTCGTTTCAACATTATACATTTGCTTTAGATTCCACGACTATATAAACTCTGAGTATATGAAACATTATTTTGACTCAGGATATCACAATGTAGAAATAGAAAAGATAGCCCAAGAAGGAGCAAGAAATCACGGACTTTTAAATATAAGTATAACTGATTTTTTTGATATCAAAATAAGTTTACCAAGTAGAGAAGAACAAACTAAAATAGCTAATTTTCTTTCTTCTATTCAAGAAAAATTAGAAACAGAAAAACAAATTTTAGAAAAATTAGAACTTCAGAAGAAGTTTCTTTTGGCTAATTTGTTTGTTTGA
- a CDS encoding tyrosine-type recombinase/integrase has protein sequence MTRKKTLAEIAELWKNDKKLYVKKSTFSAYVLLLENHLLPVFKEHSEIEDQDVQKFVFQKLDQGLSQKSIKDILIVLKMVLKFGAKNKWIEFINFDVQYPTVRETHTIEVLTRTHQKKVMSYIQEHFTFRNLGVYICLCSGMRIGEICALTWEDIDTDNGIINIRKTIQRIYVIEEGERRTELLIDTPKTKNSIREIPITRDLLRMLKPFKKIVNPAFYVLTNDSKPTEPRTYRSYYKNLMRYLEIPDIKFHGLRHSFATRCIESKCDYKTVSVLLGHSNISTTLNLYVHPNLEQKKKAIDQMFKALK, from the coding sequence ATGACAAGAAAGAAAACATTAGCAGAAATCGCTGAACTTTGGAAGAATGACAAAAAGTTGTATGTAAAAAAATCAACCTTTTCGGCTTATGTATTGTTGCTGGAAAACCATCTACTCCCTGTGTTTAAAGAGCATTCTGAAATTGAGGATCAGGATGTACAAAAATTTGTGTTTCAAAAACTGGATCAGGGATTAAGCCAGAAAAGTATCAAAGACATTCTTATTGTACTGAAAATGGTATTGAAATTTGGAGCAAAGAATAAATGGATTGAGTTCATCAATTTTGATGTACAATATCCTACGGTTCGGGAAACGCATACCATTGAAGTCCTAACCAGAACACATCAGAAAAAAGTAATGAGTTATATCCAGGAGCATTTTACCTTTAGAAATCTGGGAGTTTATATTTGTCTTTGCTCAGGAATGCGAATCGGTGAAATATGTGCGCTTACATGGGAGGATATTGATACAGATAATGGTATTATCAATATCCGTAAAACAATTCAAAGGATCTACGTTATTGAAGAGGGAGAGCGTAGAACTGAACTTCTTATTGATACTCCAAAAACAAAAAACTCAATTCGTGAAATTCCAATCACAAGAGATCTTTTGAGAATGCTGAAACCTTTTAAAAAAATTGTTAATCCTGCATTTTATGTTTTAACTAATGATTCTAAACCTACAGAGCCAAGAACCTACCGAAGCTACTATAAAAATCTGATGCGATATTTGGAAATTCCGGATATTAAATTTCACGGATTACGACACAGTTTCGCAACAAGGTGTATTGAAAGTAAGTGTGATTATAAAACAGTAAGTGTTTTGTTGGGGCATTCTAATATCAGTACTACATTGAATCTTTATGTTCATCCTAATCTGGAACAGAAGAAAAAAGCAATTGATCAGATGTTTAAAGCACTTAAATAA
- a CDS encoding restriction endonuclease subunit S: MTKENKSVKNFPNLRNIPKLRFFKFTDPWENQKLGELMTFKVTNSYSRDNLNYGSGTVKNIHYGDIHTKFQTLFDLEKENVPYINEDIPLSRISEDFYCQEGDIIFADASEDLNDVGKSIEVTNLNGEKLLSGLHTLLARPQKNIFFKGFLGYLLKSDSVRNQIKREAQGSKVLSINAGRISNIYLSFPSFSEQHKISECLSLMDKRIQTQKKIIGDLKLLKKEITKKFFNQKIKFKTCNQEEFPIWKLTKLENILIKFEEKSTCSNQYPILTSARTGIYFQKDYFDDNEVASKDNTGYNIVPRGYFTYRHMSDDIVFKFNINNLCDKGIVSTLYPVFTTKGVNDYFLKEYLNEGQEFKNYALLQKQGGSRTYMYFNKLNKLALYFPCFEEQTKIAEFLSKLDAKINLENKLLTQYENQKKYLLQNLFV; the protein is encoded by the coding sequence ATGACAAAAGAAAATAAAAGTGTGAAGAATTTTCCTAATTTGAGAAATATACCCAAATTAAGGTTTTTTAAATTCACTGACCCATGGGAAAACCAGAAACTTGGAGAGCTAATGACCTTCAAAGTAACTAATTCTTATTCAAGAGATAACCTCAATTATGGATCAGGAACCGTAAAAAATATTCACTATGGAGATATTCATACTAAATTTCAAACTCTATTTGATTTAGAAAAAGAAAATGTACCTTATATAAATGAAGATATTCCTCTAAGTAGAATTTCAGAAGATTTTTATTGTCAAGAAGGAGATATTATTTTTGCAGATGCATCTGAAGATTTAAACGATGTTGGGAAAAGTATTGAAGTTACAAATCTTAATGGTGAAAAATTACTTTCAGGCTTACACACCCTTTTAGCAAGACCACAAAAAAATATTTTTTTTAAAGGCTTTCTTGGATATTTATTAAAATCTGATAGTGTAAGAAATCAAATAAAAAGAGAAGCCCAAGGTTCTAAGGTGTTAAGCATTAATGCGGGTAGAATTTCTAATATTTATTTATCATTTCCTTCATTTTCAGAGCAACACAAGATTTCCGAATGTCTATCTCTTATGGACAAGCGCATACAAACCCAAAAGAAAATAATTGGAGATTTGAAATTATTAAAAAAAGAAATAACCAAAAAATTTTTTAACCAAAAGATAAAATTCAAAACTTGCAATCAAGAAGAATTTCCAATTTGGAAATTAACAAAATTGGAAAATATATTAATCAAATTTGAAGAAAAATCAACTTGTAGTAATCAATATCCAATTTTAACTTCCGCAAGAACTGGGATATACTTTCAAAAAGATTATTTTGATGATAACGAAGTAGCCAGTAAGGATAACACGGGTTATAACATTGTTCCTAGAGGATATTTTACATACAGACATATGAGTGATGATATTGTATTTAAGTTCAATATAAATAATCTATGTGATAAAGGTATTGTTAGTACACTTTATCCGGTATTTACAACTAAAGGGGTAAATGATTATTTTCTAAAAGAGTATTTAAATGAAGGACAAGAATTTAAAAATTATGCTCTCCTACAAAAGCAAGGTGGATCAAGAACTTATATGTACTTTAACAAACTGAATAAGCTAGCATTATATTTCCCTTGCTTTGAGGAACAAACGAAAATAGCTGAGTTTTTATCAAAATTAGATGCAAAGATAAATTTAGAAAATAAGTTACTAACTCAATACGAAAATCAGAAAAAATATTTATTACAAAATCTTTTTGTTTAA
- a CDS encoding type I restriction-modification system subunit M — protein MSEEQKRQLQQQLWNIANTLRGKMDADEFRDYILGFIFYKYLSEKIHFTASKILLDSGEDIDYNDVDENSESGKEIVEAIYEEVVEDLGYFLKPSELFSNIAKKGHQKQEGKSNFILAELSKILNNIEQSTLGTNSEDDFEGLFDDLDLTSAKLGRTEDEKNTLISKVLYHLDDIDFNLSDTNADVLGDAYEYLIAQFASGAGKKAGEFYTPQQVSTILARIVTSRKSQLKSVYDPTCGSGSLLLRVAREAKVSDFYGQEMNRTTYNLARMNMILHGVNYSNFDIRQEDTLEKPQHLDKTFDAIVANPPFSAKWSANELHLLDERFSQYGKLAPSSKADFAFIQHMIHHLDENGIMAVVMPHGVLFRGAAELVIRKYLIKEKNYLDAVIGLPANIFFGTSIPTCILIFKKCREADEDILFVDASKEFEKQKNQNVLLNEHIDKIVDTYQNRTVIEKFSHKATLQEVADNDYNLNIPRYVDTFEEEEEIDIQAVMAEIKQLEAKRSQLDTEIEVYLKELGLVS, from the coding sequence ATGTCAGAAGAACAGAAACGTCAGTTGCAGCAGCAACTTTGGAATATAGCTAATACTTTACGCGGTAAAATGGATGCTGATGAATTCAGAGATTATATTTTAGGATTTATCTTTTATAAATATCTTTCTGAGAAAATTCATTTTACAGCAAGCAAAATTTTATTAGATTCTGGAGAAGATATTGATTACAATGATGTTGATGAAAATTCTGAATCTGGAAAGGAAATTGTTGAAGCTATTTATGAAGAAGTTGTTGAAGATCTGGGTTATTTTCTAAAACCTTCTGAACTTTTTAGTAATATTGCTAAAAAAGGACATCAGAAGCAGGAAGGAAAATCTAACTTCATCTTAGCTGAGCTTTCCAAAATCCTTAATAATATTGAGCAATCTACTCTGGGAACTAATAGTGAAGATGACTTTGAAGGATTGTTTGATGATTTAGATCTTACTTCAGCAAAGTTAGGTAGAACAGAAGACGAAAAGAACACATTGATTTCAAAAGTCTTATATCATCTTGATGATATTGATTTCAATTTATCTGATACTAATGCAGATGTTCTGGGAGATGCCTATGAATATTTAATTGCACAGTTTGCCAGCGGTGCCGGAAAAAAAGCTGGTGAGTTCTATACCCCGCAGCAAGTTTCTACTATCTTGGCAAGAATAGTTACCAGTAGAAAATCACAATTAAAATCTGTTTACGATCCTACCTGTGGTAGTGGATCCTTACTTTTACGTGTTGCTCGCGAGGCAAAAGTAAGTGACTTTTATGGTCAGGAAATGAACCGTACTACCTACAACCTTGCAAGAATGAACATGATTCTTCATGGTGTCAATTATAGTAACTTTGATATCAGACAGGAAGATACCCTGGAAAAGCCTCAACATCTTGATAAAACGTTTGATGCTATTGTTGCTAACCCTCCTTTCTCTGCTAAATGGAGCGCTAATGAGTTACATCTTTTAGATGAAAGATTTTCGCAATACGGAAAATTAGCCCCATCTTCAAAAGCAGATTTCGCTTTTATACAACACATGATCCATCATTTAGATGAGAATGGAATTATGGCAGTTGTCATGCCTCATGGAGTTCTGTTCCGAGGAGCAGCAGAATTAGTTATCCGAAAATACCTTATCAAAGAAAAAAATTATTTAGATGCTGTTATTGGCCTACCTGCCAATATTTTCTTTGGCACAAGTATTCCAACTTGTATTTTAATTTTTAAGAAATGTCGTGAAGCCGATGAAGATATTCTGTTTGTGGATGCCAGTAAAGAATTTGAAAAACAGAAAAATCAGAATGTGCTTCTCAATGAACATATTGACAAAATTGTTGACACCTATCAAAATCGTACAGTAATTGAAAAATTCAGTCATAAAGCTACCTTACAAGAAGTTGCTGATAATGATTACAACTTGAATATTCCAAGGTATGTTGATACTTTTGAAGAGGAAGAAGAAATTGATATTCAAGCAGTAATGGCTGAAATTAAACAGCTTGAAGCAAAACGTTCTCAATTGGATACCGAAATTGAAGTCTATTTAAAAGAATTAGGCTTAGTAAGCTAA
- a CDS encoding McrC family protein — translation MKLDIALENYHGDGTPFFSLIRNGVQFNQHVGVLKVGHTTIEVLPKADRNNEKGVWRQLLIDMIKTVWGFDVKVSSNANLKLKNTTVLDLYFELYIKELEQLLHRGLIKRYNKKEGNLYALKGALQFSKHISQNLVHKEKFYVKYFNYDVYHKIHYILYKALKLVEQHYNQTDLGSRIGTLLLNFPEMPDIKVTESTFESINFDRKNLHYENALQIAKLLLLNYHPDVSRGKNNVLALMFDMNHLWEQFVYIVLKKDLKHKAVRIKSQQIKEFWRSENTSSRMKPDIIIETNNTVIVLDTKWKNLNNKAKPSPKDLRQMYAYHRYFKASRTALVYPGEESRLINGNYTLIYNDESKLTCGIAFISTHKDIDQWKENIVSFVNDHFLIAED, via the coding sequence ATGAAGCTTGATATAGCTTTGGAAAATTATCATGGAGATGGTACTCCATTTTTCAGCCTAATAAGAAATGGCGTGCAATTTAATCAGCATGTTGGTGTTCTGAAAGTAGGTCATACGACGATTGAAGTACTTCCAAAAGCGGATCGCAACAATGAAAAAGGAGTATGGAGACAGTTATTAATTGATATGATTAAAACTGTTTGGGGGTTTGATGTTAAAGTATCCAGTAATGCAAACTTAAAGCTTAAAAACACTACAGTATTAGATCTTTACTTTGAATTATATATAAAAGAACTGGAACAGTTACTTCATAGAGGACTTATCAAAAGATATAACAAGAAAGAAGGAAACCTATATGCTTTGAAAGGTGCTTTACAATTTTCAAAACATATCTCACAGAATCTGGTTCATAAAGAAAAGTTCTATGTGAAATATTTTAATTATGATGTATATCACAAGATCCATTACATCCTATACAAAGCATTAAAGCTAGTTGAGCAGCATTATAATCAAACTGATCTGGGTAGCAGAATAGGAACGTTGTTATTAAACTTTCCGGAAATGCCTGACATAAAGGTCACTGAATCTACTTTTGAGTCCATCAATTTTGACAGGAAAAATCTGCATTATGAAAATGCTCTGCAAATAGCAAAGCTGCTTTTACTCAATTATCATCCTGATGTTTCCAGAGGAAAGAATAATGTACTGGCACTTATGTTTGATATGAACCACCTTTGGGAACAGTTTGTATATATTGTTTTAAAAAAGGATTTAAAACACAAAGCTGTTAGAATAAAATCGCAACAAATAAAAGAGTTTTGGAGGTCAGAAAATACATCCAGTAGAATGAAACCCGATATTATTATTGAAACCAATAATACTGTAATTGTTCTGGATACTAAATGGAAAAACCTTAATAATAAAGCTAAACCATCACCTAAAGACCTTCGACAGATGTATGCTTACCACAGATACTTCAAAGCTTCCAGAACAGCTTTAGTGTATCCTGGAGAAGAAAGCAGGCTCATTAATGGAAACTATACTCTTATATATAATGATGAATCTAAACTGACATGTGGAATAGCATTTATTTCTACGCATAAGGATATAGATCAGTGGAAAGAGAATATTGTATCATTTGTAAATGATCATTTTCTGATCGCCGAAGACTAG
- a CDS encoding McrB family protein yields MNYHELQIKAYNWLTHLHNINPQFTFSVRQKASKGAEQNYFIGTEKSRYFSTTFWNIPVSYPGSSTDLINLVFALKKNNKLSLYIQFFQTKEPNSDQNKYALELIRKIKPRLKTLEPLVFGEGKATLKMEYFAIYLPDHYDTFEASIHDLNIMLEKVIPIVNEEIVSMKEIYPTFKANSFLSEEQERMIAKMYERFDKYSSHGNKTSDNVESWKILDDFNEWFIENYNQSPEIFSGMILGFLHQLENKGIIPKEEKTTYDCNVIEVLLKEIPNFDYEGLDHFEEFLHHTIKKIISLPMAKQPINQILYGPPGTGKTYNTINKAVQIIDPYFMSSHPTRAAIREKYEELVLKGQIVFTTFHQSMTYEDFIEGIKPKIEEGKEGIKKVIYDIEDGIFKRIADAAQKPVLNDLNKIKEYTFDDAWSDLVQDATIHMETKTLLTLTIQTPNLGLKIVDISDQGNLNLKPIYSEESKVYTVSYSRAKKLQQAFSDLSVIKNVNKEFREVIGGSNSTAYWAVLNYINNRIKEEAEFDIKKEISSTLPYVLIIDEINRGNISQIFGELITLIEEDKRLGNDEALEITLPYSKNKFGVPSNLYIVGTMNTADRSVEALDTALRRRFSFEEMPPKPYLLNPSYMIEDLFWEYKDYDWNHIEYKPQEDKLFKLLEIPEKLKDKKVKEEIWKKMKDDGRGKKAGYFQDLGDYGRIDFERLLIVINQRIERLIDKDHAIGHAYFIGKDNETIIDSFYKNIIPLLQEYFFGDYGKIGLVLGRGFVNKKSDDFIFADFDYENSYSERESYEIIDYRNPNLNYVLSLEEGDVTMTFKSAIKLLMN; encoded by the coding sequence ATGAATTACCATGAACTTCAGATAAAAGCCTATAACTGGCTAACACACTTGCATAATATAAATCCCCAATTTACTTTTTCAGTAAGACAAAAAGCAAGCAAAGGCGCTGAGCAAAATTATTTTATTGGAACTGAAAAATCCAGATACTTTTCTACTACATTCTGGAATATTCCAGTGTCTTATCCCGGCTCATCAACAGATTTGATTAATCTTGTTTTTGCACTGAAAAAAAATAACAAATTATCTCTATATATTCAGTTTTTCCAGACAAAAGAACCTAATAGTGATCAGAACAAATATGCTCTGGAATTAATTAGAAAGATAAAACCAAGATTAAAAACATTAGAACCATTAGTATTCGGTGAAGGTAAGGCAACCTTGAAAATGGAATACTTTGCTATTTATCTTCCGGATCATTACGACACCTTTGAAGCATCTATTCATGATCTCAATATAATGTTGGAAAAAGTGATCCCAATAGTGAATGAAGAAATAGTAAGCATGAAGGAAATCTATCCTACATTTAAAGCCAATAGCTTTCTGTCAGAAGAACAGGAAAGGATGATTGCTAAAATGTATGAAAGATTTGATAAATATTCCAGTCATGGAAACAAAACTTCAGATAATGTAGAAAGCTGGAAAATCCTGGATGATTTTAATGAGTGGTTTATAGAAAACTATAATCAATCTCCGGAAATATTCAGTGGAATGATTTTAGGTTTTCTCCACCAACTTGAAAACAAAGGTATTATCCCCAAAGAGGAGAAAACCACTTATGATTGCAATGTTATTGAAGTTTTACTAAAGGAAATCCCCAATTTTGATTATGAAGGATTAGATCATTTTGAAGAATTTCTACATCATACTATAAAAAAAATTATTTCTCTCCCTATGGCAAAACAACCTATTAACCAAATTCTCTATGGGCCTCCCGGAACAGGCAAAACCTATAATACTATCAATAAAGCTGTTCAGATCATTGATCCGTATTTTATGTCATCTCATCCCACAAGAGCTGCAATTAGGGAAAAATATGAAGAACTGGTTCTTAAAGGACAAATTGTCTTTACTACTTTCCACCAGAGTATGACCTATGAGGATTTTATTGAAGGAATAAAACCTAAGATTGAAGAAGGAAAAGAAGGAATAAAAAAGGTAATTTATGACATAGAAGATGGCATTTTCAAAAGAATTGCGGATGCGGCCCAAAAACCAGTATTGAATGATCTAAATAAAATAAAGGAATACACGTTTGATGATGCATGGAGTGATCTTGTGCAGGATGCCACTATCCACATGGAAACAAAAACACTACTTACATTAACGATACAAACTCCAAATTTAGGGTTAAAAATAGTTGATATTTCTGACCAAGGGAATTTAAATTTAAAGCCTATTTATTCTGAAGAATCTAAAGTTTATACAGTATCCTACTCTAGAGCAAAAAAATTACAACAGGCTTTTTCGGATCTGTCTGTCATCAAAAATGTAAATAAAGAATTCAGAGAAGTAATTGGTGGTTCTAATTCCACAGCGTATTGGGCGGTTTTAAACTATATCAATAATAGAATTAAAGAAGAAGCAGAGTTTGACATCAAAAAAGAAATATCATCTACCCTGCCTTATGTCCTTATCATTGATGAAATTAACCGTGGAAATATCTCCCAAATTTTTGGAGAGCTCATTACCCTTATTGAAGAAGATAAACGTCTGGGCAATGATGAAGCTTTAGAAATCACGCTCCCTTACAGTAAAAATAAATTTGGAGTTCCTTCCAATTTATACATTGTTGGAACTATGAATACTGCCGACAGAAGTGTGGAAGCACTGGATACAGCTTTAAGAAGAAGATTTTCTTTTGAAGAGATGCCACCTAAACCTTATTTACTGAACCCATCCTATATGATAGAAGACCTGTTTTGGGAATATAAAGATTATGATTGGAATCACATAGAATATAAGCCACAAGAAGATAAATTATTTAAACTTTTGGAAATTCCTGAAAAATTAAAAGACAAGAAAGTAAAGGAAGAAATATGGAAAAAAATGAAAGATGATGGCAGAGGAAAAAAAGCAGGATATTTCCAAGATTTAGGTGATTACGGTAGAATAGATTTTGAAAGATTATTAATAGTTATCAATCAGAGAATAGAAAGACTTATAGATAAAGACCACGCCATTGGCCACGCTTACTTTATTGGAAAAGATAATGAAACTATTATTGATTCTTTTTATAAAAATATAATTCCATTACTACAGGAATATTTCTTTGGAGATTATGGTAAAATAGGATTGGTATTAGGACGTGGATTTGTAAATAAAAAGTCTGATGATTTCATATTTGCAGACTTTGATTATGAAAATAGTTATTCTGAAAGAGAATCTTATGAAATAATAGATTACAGAAATCCCAACCTTAATTATGTACTTTCACTTGAAGAAGGTGATGTTACAATGACTTTCAAGAGCGCCATTAAGTTATTAATGAATTAA